DNA from Verrucomicrobiota bacterium:
GCACCCGTCATTTCACCGTTGCCATTAAAGGAAAAGACCGCCGCCGGCACCGGTGTGTCGCTGCCGTTCTTACCCAACGGCAGGATCGCGGTGACGCCCGTTCGGACGGGCCCTTTACCCTCGACCAGTCTGCCCTGGCCCTCGATCACCGTGACTTCGCCGACTTCAACCCCGCGCACGTCGGTGATCGCGTTGAGCGGGCCCGGGTCGCCCTCAAACGCAATTCCCAGATCGCGCGCCCGCGGGGCAACGACGGTGGCGTCGGTTTTGGCCACCACAACGATCGGGCAACTGAGCAGCAACCGCAGCAGCAGCACCAAAACCGCAACGGCCGTCCTGAAAAGGCGGGCGGGACGACGGCGCTTACTCACGGTGCGGCCAAACATAATCGGTCCCCAACAAAAGAACAGAAGGTAGTGACGCCAACGTGCGTCTTAAATTTGCTGTATTGCAACAAAACAAGGCTTGCCACCCCTCAGCCGGCTTGCCTAGCCTTTGCGCATGGCACGCCAGTCTACACAGACGTCTCGGGCCGCCTACTACGAGCTGAAAATCCCGGAAGCAGCGTTGCAGGGGGCGGATAATGTGCGTTGCGTTCTTGTCGTCAACGCCCGTAAGGGCATGAACGATGCCTACCGGCATCACTTGGCGGCAGGGCTGGCGGAGCTGGTCTTATTCCGGGAGCCGGAAGAAGAGGAATTATCCATTCTTAATCGAGCCGCGTTCAGACGCCTGGGCCCGTTTGTCACCAATACCCTCACCCCGGACGGCGCCATTTTGTACTTTGCAACGTAGGCCGGTGCGCGCGCATCGTTGCGCCGGGGCCCTCCGGTTCAGCCGTTCCGGCGTCCACCAGCTCAGCTCAATTCGAGAGGGCACTTGCCGATCTCAGAGCATCAGGACCTGAAAATCAAACCTTGCTCCCCATGAACAATGCCGGTTACGTGTTCGGACTCTACCGCATCTGCGGACAAACGATCTATGTCTACAAGGCCCCCGTGCCCCATCTGCAGGGCGTGTTCTGGTGCTTCAAATTAGCCGACCGCGACCCGGTGGAAGGTTTTCGGACTCGCAAGGCCGCGATCGCTTACGCGCAGCGAAGCTTGACCTCTTAAGCCGGCAAGCGCATCGCCTAAGCCTCATCATTCGGGTTCTCAGGCGCACCGGGGGCATTCGGTCCGCCGCGACGCTCAACGGGAGTCGCCGGGCTCGACGGCACCACCATGGTGGCCGGCCGGCGTCCGACAATCTGCAGGGAGATGATGTAAAGACTTCCGTTGGCTCCCGGTTCACGAATCCAGACCGCCTTGATGACGCCTTCCGCCTGGGATCCGTAGACGGCGTACGTGTAGAGGCCCTCGGTACAGCCACGGTGCTTCGGATCCGGAAATGCGCAGCTCTCGCCGGGCTGGAAGCGTTCCTCGCGAAGGTGGCCGAAATTCTTAATCATGAACGGATTCTGCTCCAGGCTGATCCCGCAAATTTCAGGCGTGTCGCCTTGCACGCTAGCCTGCCCCAGATCGCTCCGGCTGTGAGCCGCAATGGCTGCCAGCATGGTGGTACCGGCGATCACGGCCAATGCCACCGGTTTTGAGATCTGACGGTGTAAAAGAGAGGAAAAAGACACAGTAACCCTTTGGCAAATTTCCCCAAACCTAAGGGTTGCGCGGGCCGCGGGCGAGCCGGGGACCAACGCCGGATTGTGATCAGTTTCTACTGTTTACAATAAATGCAAACAGACTAAAAAAACCTGGTTTAAATTCGCCGCGCGAATCGCTGCCCTTCACCATGCCCGTAAACTGCGCATCCGGTCGATGTCCCCTGCCCGCTGCGTGCGTCAGGAAAGCGACCGCCCGTCCGGTTCCGGATGTCGCGGGGGACTTCGAAAAGACATGAACCCTGCGCACAAGCATCGTGGCAGCCGCCCGGGAACGAAGTATGCTGCGAGAAACACGGCTTCATCTATGAGTTACGTCTACGAATCAGAGAACGGTCAACAGCTTGTCGTGGAGAATGACGGCGATTACACTCAGGTCAGCCTGAGCAGCGGCAGCGGGGGCCAACAGCAGAGCCAGGCAACCGGGTTCGAGACCGGAAAATGGTCGAAGCCCCCAGCGCTTTACCGCCTCAACCGGGACTGGGTCCTGCGTCTGGAGACTGAGGACGGGCCCCAGTTCGTTCGCATGCAGGGCAGTGAAATCCGCCGGCTGCAAAGCGAACCGGACCTTGAAGCGGCCGAGAAGCTTCCCTTTGACCGATCCGACCGTCCACCCCGGCTGCGGCTGATGGAACCCCTGCGGCCCATGGAACCGATGGAACCGATGAAGCCGATGGAACCCATGGGGCCTATGCGGTCCATGGAGCTGCGGATGGGCAACATGCGTATGAGCATGGGCGGACCCGAGCCGCGGACCGAGACTGAGGTCACGCAACGTTTCTGTACCCAGTGCGGCGCACCTGTAAGCAAGGGCGACCGTTTTTGCGGACAGTGCGGCCATCCGCTGGGTAAGCGGGACTGAGCGAGCCTGGGACCGGGCGGCAACGCAGCAGAGGCGCCGCGCTTAAGATTATGGATTCCAGGTCGATCTAGGCGTTAGCTTTATGCATACGCCTGTTCGACACCTTAGTGCCATCGCGTTCGACTTTCAGGACCTCTTCCGGGCAAGCGATGATACCGTCCTGCAGCGTTTCCGATTTACCCGGAAGGTCAACCCCGGCGTGGTACCCAAAGACTTTCAACCCGATGCTTGCCGGATCCTTCGTGACCTTGACGCCATCACCCTGCAGTTTTTCCGTCGGGAAGGCTCGGATGATCCCGGCACTGAGATTCTCCGGTTCAGCTTCAAACCGGCGGAGTGAGTTGACCTGCCAAGCGCCTGGGGCCGCGTTTGCGGCCCGGCCCGGCCGGTGTTTTCCCGAAAATGAGAATCGGCCTGGGAAAATGCGTACGCGGGCGACCCGTGATTGGACGTCCTTCGCCCGTTCCAGGGGGAACGAACCGGCGCGCCTGCAGTGGGAACAAAACGTGCTCTAGCATGCATGCCGACGATTTCGATTTGTTATTTATGAAGAATTTAGCAATTTACAGCGAAGAGGTCCGGTACGTCCGCACCGGAGTGCAGCCGCGAGCGCAGTTTTGATAATGGGACGCATTTCCGCTAAATTCGCCACCGGATTCACCGATCTGTCTGAGAAACCATTATGCAAACCGAAGAATTTGTCCTGATCGAGCTCAGCCGCGCTGACAGGCAGCGTCTGAAGCAAAAGGCGCTTCTCGATGGCGAGGACTGGTTGGTACAATGGGAGTTTCTGTCCCGGCTGGTTTATACAGCCATGTTGCTCGACCGGGGCGAGGTCGTGAGCCAGCCGTATGCGCGTTTCGTTGACTTCCTGGAAAACGGCCGGAAAGTTCACAACCTCAGTTACCGCGAGTCGGCCGTTTTGGCCTTTTACAGCTGGCTCGATTTGGATCTCACCCTGCAGGAAATCCGGGTTCGCATCTCCGAATTTCCGCTTTTTCTCGTTGGCGAAAGCGGAACCCGCTATGAGTTCTGACGCCGCGGCACACGGCCCGGTTTGGATCCGCGTCCGGGCCGTCATGGCGGCAGCGGGCCCGTTACGGCATACCTTGCCCTAGGCGCATACGATGACGCCGGGCCCGAGGGCGGCAAGCTGCCGCCTGCTTTTCATTGCCGTCCCGCTTCTGATTACACCCTTCCTGACCTGCGCGGCCGGGGTACCCCGAACGCTCCGGGCCAACCAGCGCCAATGACGCCGGCGGGAGCCCGGCCCTAAGCCGCACCGGGCCGGTTCGCTAGATTAACTCGCGACCCGAGCCGGAACCGAAGAGAAGCTGGGCTAAGCGGATCGCGACGGCGAGGCACACAAAGACAAGCCCCAGATCGACTTTAAACAAGGGACTCTCCAGGGAGTTCAACGCCTGCAACGCAAACGCGATGGCGTACAGGAGAGCCAGAATAAAGCCGATCCCGTAAAGGCATCTTAGTTCGCGTCGCATGGTGAAATTCTTGATTTTTATGTATACGGCGTTATAGCTGGCCTATTTAGAGCTTCTATGTACCCGTGAGCGGCCCGCGTTTTGGGTCGAGTCCGGCATCAAAGCGTATTTTACCGGATTCTCAAGCAGAATCATGCCTTCCAGGCGCCGTACGCACAAAAGATGGAGATAGGAGTTCGGAGTTTGGAGTTCGGAGTTCGGGGTTCGGAGTTCAGGGTAGGAATTCGGTACCGAAAAGGCTAACCGCCGCGCCGGCTCAACGTTCCTGGGTTTGTAAAAGCTATGCACTCTGTGAACCCTTCCTCCTCGGTTAGTCGCCGCAGGTTTCTGCGCCGGACATTTCTTGCGGCAACCGGGGTTCTCGCAGGCCTGCGAACGTGGAACGCGACCGCCGGCGACCTGAGCGCAGAACCGGCCCTGACGCCGGATTTTGACCATCTTCCCGTGACGATTCCAAGGGGTTTTCTAGGTCTTAGCTTTGAGACGCAGCGCATCGCCGATGACGACTATTTGGTACCGGAAAGTACGGACCTCGCCGAGCTCGTACGAGCGTTAGGCAAGACGGGGGTAATCCGTATCGGGGGTAACTCCAGTGACCGGCCATCCTCCACCGGCTTGAGCGCCATCGGATCCCGGCGGCTCGCCAGGTTTGCCGAATTTCTTCATGCGACCGGGTGGAACCTGATCTATGGACTTAACGCCGGCTCCGGCACCCCGAAAGAAGCAGCGGCGGAGGCGAAGCTGGTAGGAAGATTTTGCGGTGACCGTGTGCTTGCTTTTCAGTTCGGCAATGAGCCTGACCTGTTTCGAAACAACGGTCATCGTCCCGCCGGCTACGATGTGGGCCAATACCTGGGCGACTGGCACCGGTTCGCGAAAGCGGTCAAGGCCAAGGTCCCGGCCGCGCAGTTTGCGGGGCCGGACGTATGCTGTGACACAAGCTGGCTTGGCCATTTCGCCGGGGGCACCCGGCCGGACGTGCGATTCCTGACTCATCACTACTACGCGGAGGGTCCCGCGGGCAGTTCGAGCGTATCGCTCTCCCGACTGTTAAATTCCAGCCCCGACCTCCTGAATCGTATGCGCCTGGCGGAG
Protein-coding regions in this window:
- a CDS encoding zinc-ribbon domain-containing protein, whose amino-acid sequence is MSYVYESENGQQLVVENDGDYTQVSLSSGSGGQQQSQATGFETGKWSKPPALYRLNRDWVLRLETEDGPQFVRMQGSEIRRLQSEPDLEAAEKLPFDRSDRPPRLRLMEPLRPMEPMEPMKPMEPMGPMRSMELRMGNMRMSMGGPEPRTETEVTQRFCTQCGAPVSKGDRFCGQCGHPLGKRD